One Streptosporangium becharense genomic window, TGACGGTCAGCACCGCGTCGGCCCCCTCGGCCCGCAGTTCGACGGCCACCGGCGCCGAGGCGTACCGCAGCGCGTTGTCGACCAGGTTGACCAGCACCCGCCCCAGAGCCAGCGCGTCCCCGGTGACCGTGATCGCCTCCCCGCCGGGACCGGCGGTGAGGTCGACGGTGACGGCCTCGCCGTACCGTTCCACGCTCTGCGGCACGAGCCGGTCCAGCTCCACGGGCTCCCGCCGGGCCAGCGCGCCGCCTCGCTCGTCCAGCCGGGCCAGCGCCAGCAGGTCCTCCGCCAGGCGGGACAGGCGCATGGTGTCCTCCAGCACGCCTTCGGCGGTCTCCCTCCATTCCTGCCCCTCGGGGTGCCCCAGCGCCACCTCCAGTTGGAGCCGGATGCTCGCCAGCGGGCTGCGCAGCTCGTGCGCCGCGTCGGAGACCAGGGCCCGCTGCCGGTTGTCGGCCTTCTCCAGGCGGGCCAGCATGTCGTTGAGCGTGGTGGCCAGGCTGTGCACCTCGTCGCGCGCCTCGGGGACCGGCAGGCGGCGGGAGCGGGCGGTGTCGGTGATCTCGTCGGCCCCCCGGCGCAGCGCGGCGATCGGCCGCAGGGTCCTACCGATGATCAGCCAGCTGGCCCCGGCGAGCAGCACCAGCAGCAGCGGTGTGCCGACGAGCAGCACGTGACCGGCCGTGGCGATGCTGGTCTGCACCTCGCTGAAGGAGCGCGCGGCGATCACCGCCCGCCCCCCGTCGGCGCTGAGCACCCGGACGCGCAGCACGTGCGGGATGCCGTACGGCCTGCCGTCCACGAAACGCGCCTCGCCCCTGCGGATCGCGGTGGCCCGCTGCCGCGCGTCCAGCAGCGGCACCAGCCTGTCGGTGCCGGCGGTGGCGTGGGTGATCCGCCCCGTGGCGTCGACCACCTGCAGCAGGACACCGTCGGGGGA contains:
- a CDS encoding sensor histidine kinase encodes the protein MTAAASAVLAVALAVSSYAMIGVLGRALLTTIDDSIRQRARSTVSLADAGRLPDELSSPDGVLLQVVDATGRITHATAGTDRLVPLLDARQRATAIRRGEARFVDGRPYGIPHVLRVRVLSADGGRAVIAARSFSEVQTSIATAGHVLLVGTPLLLVLLAGASWLIIGRTLRPIAALRRGADEITDTARSRRLPVPEARDEVHSLATTLNDMLARLEKADNRQRALVSDAAHELRSPLASIRLQLEVALGHPEGQEWRETAEGVLEDTMRLSRLAEDLLALARLDERGGALARREPVELDRLVPQSVERYGEAVTVDLTAGPGGEAITVTGDALALGRVLVNLVDNALRYASAPVAVELRAEGADAVLTVTDDGPGIPEPDRERVFDRFTRLDSARSRDEGGAGLGLAIVRETVHAHGGAVHLEDASPGLRAVVRLPLS